One genomic region from Nocardia vinacea encodes:
- the gluQRS gene encoding tRNA glutamyl-Q(34) synthetase GluQRS yields the protein MANVPVVRNPAGRYAPSPSGDLHIGNLRTAVLAWLFARSTGRRFVLRIDDLDRVRPGAEQRQLADLAAIGLDWDGPVVRQSDRLPHYRAAIDRLTAAGLTYECYCTRREIQQATTAPHGPLGHYPGTCRDLTETERAAHRTDGRPAALRLRAHATEFEITDELHGSYRGPVDDVVLRRGDGIPAYNLAVVVDDAEQRIDQVVRGDDLLPSTPRQAYLATLLGLPVPHYAHVPLVLNAAGKRLAKRDGAVTLADQLALGSTPDRVAAALASSLGYPPVSPAELLDGFDPTDLTQEPWILDENGLLQPARCP from the coding sequence ATGGCAAACGTGCCAGTAGTCAGAAATCCAGCAGGCAGGTATGCCCCGAGCCCGTCCGGCGATCTGCACATCGGAAATCTGCGCACCGCGGTGCTGGCCTGGTTGTTCGCGCGATCGACCGGACGCCGCTTCGTGCTCCGGATCGACGATCTGGATCGCGTCCGGCCGGGCGCTGAACAGCGCCAACTGGCGGATCTCGCCGCGATCGGACTGGATTGGGACGGTCCCGTAGTCCGGCAGAGCGACCGGCTGCCGCACTATCGAGCGGCCATCGATCGGCTCACAGCGGCCGGTCTCACCTACGAGTGCTATTGCACCCGAAGGGAAATCCAGCAGGCCACGACCGCACCGCACGGACCGCTCGGCCACTATCCAGGCACCTGCCGTGATCTGACCGAGACGGAGCGGGCCGCGCATCGCACCGACGGACGCCCGGCCGCGCTGCGGTTGCGTGCGCACGCAACCGAGTTCGAGATCACCGATGAATTGCACGGGAGCTACCGCGGCCCCGTCGACGATGTCGTACTGCGCCGCGGCGACGGAATTCCGGCGTACAACCTCGCCGTCGTCGTCGACGATGCCGAGCAGCGCATCGATCAGGTGGTCCGCGGCGACGATCTGCTGCCGTCGACGCCACGCCAGGCCTATCTCGCGACGCTGCTCGGGCTTCCGGTTCCGCATTACGCACATGTGCCGCTGGTGCTGAATGCCGCGGGCAAGCGACTGGCCAAACGCGATGGTGCGGTGACACTCGCCGATCAGCTCGCCCTCGGCAGCACACCCGATCGGGTCGCGGCCGCACTGGCCAGTTCCCTGGGCTATCCCCCGGTTTCGCCCGCCGAACTACTCGACGGGTTCGACCCGACCGATCTGACCCAGGAACCGTGGATACTCGATGAGAATGGGTTGTTGCAACCCGCGCGATGTCCGTAA
- a CDS encoding RDD family protein codes for MTSGGYDPNQYPQGGQQHPGGQQYPQGGQPQYGQQPPQYGQQPQYGQQPPQYGQQPQYGQQPQYGQQPQDPYGQQQPYPQQPYGEQPGYGGQPGDIGARIGARVIDHLIVSIPVYVIILLILGSGLGGQIVTGLVGAIALLGYFVGMETSQGTTLGKKIVGLKVVAPGGAAKITPEVSLKRNLYVALGIIPCIGGLAELGLIIYMIITTSQDPNKQGWHDKFAGGTQVVKA; via the coding sequence ATGACAAGCGGTGGGTACGACCCCAACCAATATCCGCAAGGCGGGCAACAACACCCAGGCGGCCAGCAGTACCCGCAGGGTGGACAGCCCCAATACGGCCAGCAGCCGCCGCAGTACGGACAGCAGCCCCAGTACGGGCAGCAGCCGCCGCAGTACGGACAGCAGCCCCAGTATGGACAGCAGCCGCAGTACGGGCAGCAGCCGCAGGATCCCTACGGCCAGCAGCAGCCCTACCCCCAGCAGCCCTATGGCGAGCAGCCGGGATACGGCGGACAGCCCGGTGATATCGGAGCCCGCATCGGCGCCCGCGTCATCGATCACCTGATCGTCAGCATCCCGGTCTACGTCATCATCTTGCTCATCCTGGGCTCCGGACTCGGCGGGCAGATCGTGACCGGTCTGGTGGGCGCGATCGCGTTGCTCGGGTACTTCGTCGGCATGGAGACCTCGCAGGGCACCACCCTCGGCAAGAAGATCGTGGGCCTCAAGGTCGTCGCCCCCGGCGGCGCGGCGAAGATCACCCCGGAGGTTTCGCTGAAGCGCAACCTCTACGTCGCCCTCGGCATCATTCCGTGCATCGGTGGCCTGGCCGAGCTCGGCCTGATCATCTACATGATCATCACCACCTCGCAGGACCCGAACAAGCAGGGCTGGCACGACAAGTTCGCCGGCGGCACCCAGGTCGTCAAGGCCTGA
- a CDS encoding DUF4190 domain-containing protein: MTNPGDSDEWWKQYGGEGVSPEAGSQGSVPQYPSAPQYPSAPQYPQQPAPTPPPQPQSQYPSYPQQPVAGAQQPYPQNPAYPGAYQPYGYPQQAQGTNGLAIGSLVASVVGLCTCIGSIVGIVLGVIALNQIKERGQEGRGLALAGIWVGAGGIVLAIVYVILNVALSTT, from the coding sequence ATGACGAATCCCGGCGATTCCGACGAATGGTGGAAACAGTACGGCGGCGAAGGCGTGTCGCCGGAGGCTGGCTCCCAGGGGTCGGTACCGCAGTACCCCTCGGCGCCGCAGTACCCCTCCGCGCCGCAGTACCCGCAGCAGCCGGCTCCGACGCCGCCACCTCAGCCGCAGTCGCAGTACCCGAGCTACCCGCAGCAGCCGGTCGCCGGCGCGCAGCAGCCGTACCCGCAGAACCCGGCCTATCCGGGCGCGTATCAGCCGTACGGCTATCCGCAGCAGGCCCAGGGCACTAATGGACTCGCAATCGGTTCGCTGGTCGCCTCGGTGGTCGGGCTGTGCACCTGCATCGGTTCGATCGTCGGGATCGTGCTCGGTGTCATCGCGCTCAACCAGATCAAGGAGCGCGGACAGGAGGGCCGCGGCCTGGCGCTGGCCGGTATCTGGGTGGGTGCGGGCGGCATCGTGCTCGCCATCGTCTACGTGATTCTCAACGTCGCGCTTTCGACGACATAA
- a CDS encoding queuosine precursor transporter, with translation MKRVSESKSVEEHPESGGPAAAHAAFAVAARGYYTPVVALFTATLIISNICATKGVQFFTDHSVKLGPIEVLPISTDGAWFLFPLAYIIGDVLSEVYGFKAARRAIYYGFAILLLAVVCFKIAIELPAATFYDNQEAFRSVIGTTPQLVAAGLAGYFVGEMLNSASLVLIKEKTKEKHLWARLIGSTIVGEFGDTLIFCSIAATAIGIDSWGQFVNYVIVGFVWKTLAEVIVLPITYRVIAFLKKHEPSYAPRETPALLS, from the coding sequence ATGAAGCGCGTGAGTGAGTCCAAATCAGTTGAAGAACACCCAGAATCTGGGGGCCCCGCGGCGGCCCACGCGGCATTCGCCGTCGCCGCGCGGGGCTACTACACCCCAGTCGTCGCCCTGTTCACCGCGACGCTGATCATCTCGAATATCTGCGCAACCAAAGGCGTTCAATTCTTCACCGATCATTCGGTGAAACTGGGCCCCATCGAGGTCCTGCCGATCTCCACCGACGGTGCGTGGTTCCTGTTCCCTCTGGCCTACATCATCGGCGACGTGCTCAGCGAGGTATACGGCTTCAAGGCCGCCCGCCGGGCCATCTACTACGGCTTCGCCATCCTGCTGCTCGCGGTCGTCTGCTTCAAGATCGCCATCGAGCTGCCCGCCGCGACCTTCTACGACAATCAGGAAGCCTTCCGATCCGTCATCGGCACCACCCCGCAGCTGGTCGCCGCGGGCCTGGCCGGGTACTTCGTCGGCGAGATGCTGAATTCGGCCTCGCTGGTACTGATCAAGGAGAAGACCAAGGAGAAGCACCTGTGGGCGCGGCTGATCGGCTCCACGATCGTCGGCGAATTCGGTGACACGCTGATCTTCTGCTCGATCGCGGCCACCGCCATCGGCATCGACAGCTGGGGACAGTTCGTGAACTACGTGATCGTCGGCTTCGTCTGGAAGACGCTCGCCGAGGTCATCGTGCTGCCGATCACCTACCGCGTGATCGCCTTCCTGAAGAAGCACGAGCCGAGCTACGCGCCACGCGAAACTCCCGCCCTCCTGAGCTGA
- the tgt gene encoding tRNA guanosine(34) transglycosylase Tgt — MYGVADPGAFSFTVGTRIPGRHGRTGVLSTPHGAIATPAFIPVGTKATVKAVLPETMKELGAQALLANAYHLYLQPGPDIVDEAGGLSKFMNWPGPTFTDSGGFQVMSLGVGFKKVLAMEAVDVRSDDVIAKGKERLATVDDDGVTFRSHLDGSKHRFTPEVSMGIQHQLGADIMFAFDELTTLLNTRAYQERSLQRTHEWAQRCIDEHERLTTARTHRPYQALFAVIQGAQYEDLRRKACRELESLRGSAGTGFDGYGIGGALEKHNLGTIVGWCCDELPEDKPRHMLGISEPEDIFVAVENGADTFDCVNPSRVARNAAIYVAESRFNINTARFRRDFTPIDDTCDCYTCANYTRAYIHHLFKAKEMLASTLCTIHNERYTIRLVDRIRESIEGGYFDEYKAETLGRWKGSV, encoded by the coding sequence ATGTACGGCGTGGCTGATCCTGGAGCTTTCTCGTTCACCGTTGGTACCCGTATCCCGGGGCGACACGGTCGAACGGGCGTGCTCAGCACGCCGCACGGTGCTATCGCGACGCCCGCATTCATTCCGGTCGGCACCAAGGCGACGGTCAAGGCGGTGCTGCCCGAGACCATGAAGGAACTCGGCGCGCAGGCGCTGCTGGCGAATGCCTACCACCTGTACCTGCAGCCGGGCCCGGACATCGTGGACGAGGCGGGTGGGCTGAGCAAATTCATGAACTGGCCCGGCCCGACCTTCACCGACAGCGGCGGCTTCCAGGTGATGTCGCTGGGTGTCGGCTTCAAGAAGGTGCTGGCCATGGAGGCGGTCGACGTCCGAAGCGATGACGTGATCGCCAAGGGCAAAGAGCGCTTGGCCACCGTCGACGATGACGGCGTCACCTTCCGCTCGCACCTCGACGGCTCGAAACACCGGTTCACCCCGGAGGTTTCGATGGGCATCCAGCATCAACTCGGCGCGGACATCATGTTCGCCTTCGACGAGCTGACCACCCTGCTGAATACCCGTGCCTACCAGGAGAGGTCGCTGCAGCGCACGCACGAATGGGCGCAGCGCTGCATCGACGAGCACGAACGGCTGACCACCGCGCGCACGCATCGCCCGTATCAGGCGCTGTTCGCGGTGATCCAGGGCGCGCAGTACGAAGACCTGCGGCGCAAGGCCTGTCGGGAACTGGAATCGCTGCGCGGCAGTGCCGGAACGGGTTTCGACGGTTACGGCATCGGCGGTGCGCTGGAGAAACACAATCTCGGCACCATCGTCGGCTGGTGCTGCGATGAACTGCCCGAGGACAAGCCGCGGCATATGCTCGGCATCAGCGAACCGGAGGACATCTTCGTCGCGGTGGAGAACGGAGCGGACACCTTCGACTGTGTGAACCCGTCCCGGGTCGCGCGCAATGCGGCGATCTATGTCGCCGAGAGCAGATTCAATATCAATACCGCCAGATTCCGCCGCGACTTCACCCCGATCGACGACACCTGCGACTGCTACACCTGCGCGAACTACACCCGGGCCTATATCCATCACCTGTTCAAGGCCAAGGAGATGCTGGCCTCGACGCTGTGCACAATTCACAACGAGCGCTACACGATTCGGCTCGTCGACCGGATTCGCGAGAGCATCGAGGGCGGCTACTTCGACGAGTACAAGGCCGAAACCCTCGGCCGTTGGAAAGGCTCTGTCTAA
- a CDS encoding ABC transporter ATP-binding protein produces the protein MRPGAVNPGAPDAKAKSFGPSLQRLLRRLAPERVYVGVIVALAIVSVVLNTLGPYILGKATNVVFDGVVGRQLPSGITKEEAIQRLRAAGNNTFADMLGAMDVTPGVGVDFGAVGRVLMLVLLLYIGAAVFSWLQSFLLNVVINRTVKRLRSDVEDKIHRLPLRYFDSTPRGDLLSRVTNDVDNVSQTLQQTMSQLILSLFSVVGILIMMFWISPLLALIALLTVPAAIVVTTQIAKRSKPHFVNQWKYTGMVNAQVEEAFTGHEVVTAFGRNREVGQEFDKRNNELYESSFKAQFISGLIMPAIMFLGNVNFVLVALVGGLRVATGNLSLGEVQAFIQYSRQFSQPLTQIGAMANLLQSGVASAERIFEILDAEEQSADPVMENTRPVDRGRVEFEAVSFRYEPETPVIERLSLVAEPGHVVAIVGPTGAGKTTLVNLLLRFYELDAGTITIDGVDITDITRDHLRSRIGMVLQDTWLFKGTIRENIAYGNPNASEADILEAARAAYVDRFVHALPHGYDTVLDDEGSGVSAGEKQLITIARAFLAKPSILVLDEATSSVDTRTEALVQHATAALRRDRTSFVIAHRLSTIRDADLIVVMEAGRIVEHGNHERLLEERGAYYRLYNAQFAAAAAEA, from the coding sequence ATGAGACCCGGAGCGGTGAATCCCGGTGCGCCGGATGCGAAAGCGAAATCGTTCGGTCCGTCGCTGCAGCGGCTGTTGCGCAGGCTGGCCCCCGAGCGCGTGTATGTCGGCGTGATCGTCGCGCTCGCGATCGTCTCGGTAGTGCTGAATACGCTCGGCCCTTACATCCTCGGCAAGGCCACCAACGTGGTATTCGATGGTGTCGTCGGCCGCCAATTGCCGAGTGGCATCACCAAAGAAGAGGCGATCCAGCGCCTGCGAGCCGCGGGCAACAACACCTTTGCCGACATGCTCGGCGCGATGGATGTCACCCCGGGTGTCGGTGTGGATTTCGGTGCGGTCGGCCGGGTGCTGATGCTGGTGCTGCTGCTCTATATCGGCGCCGCGGTCTTCAGCTGGCTGCAGTCCTTCCTGCTCAATGTCGTCATCAACCGCACGGTGAAGCGGCTGCGCAGCGATGTCGAGGACAAGATCCATCGACTTCCGTTGCGCTACTTCGATTCCACACCGCGCGGTGACCTGCTCAGCCGCGTCACCAATGACGTCGACAATGTGTCGCAGACCCTGCAGCAGACCATGAGCCAGCTGATCCTCTCGCTGTTCTCGGTGGTCGGCATCCTGATCATGATGTTCTGGATTTCGCCGCTGCTCGCGTTGATCGCCCTGCTCACGGTGCCCGCCGCGATCGTGGTCACTACACAGATCGCCAAACGCTCCAAACCGCACTTCGTGAACCAGTGGAAGTACACCGGCATGGTGAATGCCCAGGTCGAGGAGGCCTTTACCGGGCACGAGGTGGTCACCGCATTCGGCCGCAACCGCGAGGTCGGTCAGGAATTCGATAAGCGCAATAACGAACTCTACGAGTCGAGTTTCAAGGCGCAGTTCATCTCCGGGCTGATCATGCCCGCGATCATGTTCCTCGGGAATGTGAACTTCGTGCTGGTGGCGCTGGTCGGCGGTCTGCGAGTGGCGACCGGCAATCTGTCGCTCGGTGAGGTGCAGGCCTTCATCCAGTACTCCCGGCAGTTCAGCCAGCCGCTGACCCAGATCGGCGCGATGGCCAACCTGCTGCAATCCGGCGTCGCATCGGCCGAGCGGATCTTCGAGATCCTCGATGCCGAGGAGCAGTCGGCGGATCCGGTCATGGAGAACACCCGTCCGGTCGATCGCGGCCGGGTCGAGTTCGAGGCGGTGTCGTTCCGCTACGAACCGGAGACGCCGGTCATCGAGCGGCTGTCGCTGGTCGCCGAGCCGGGACATGTGGTTGCCATCGTCGGTCCGACCGGTGCGGGCAAGACCACCCTGGTGAATCTGCTGCTCCGGTTCTACGAACTCGATGCGGGCACCATCACCATCGACGGCGTCGATATCACCGATATCACCCGCGATCACCTGCGTTCCAGGATCGGTATGGTGCTGCAGGACACCTGGCTGTTCAAGGGCACCATCCGGGAGAACATCGCCTACGGCAATCCGAATGCGAGCGAAGCGGATATTCTCGAGGCCGCCCGCGCCGCCTATGTCGACCGCTTCGTACATGCGCTGCCGCACGGTTACGACACGGTCCTCGATGACGAGGGTTCGGGCGTCAGCGCTGGTGAGAAGCAGCTGATCACCATTGCCCGCGCCTTCCTGGCCAAGCCGTCCATCCTGGTCCTGGACGAGGCGACGAGTTCGGTCGACACCCGCACCGAGGCGCTGGTCCAGCACGCAACCGCCGCCCTGCGCCGGGACCGCACCAGCTTCGTCATCGCCCACCGCCTGTCCACCATCCGTGACGCCGACCTGATCGTCGTCATGGAGGCGGGCCGCATTGTCGAACACGGCAACCACGAGCGACTCCTCGAAGAACGCGGCGCCTACTACCGCCTCTACAACGCCCAGTTCGCCGCGGCCGCCGCCGAAGCCTGA
- a CDS encoding ABC transporter ATP-binding protein — protein sequence MLIRLLRTHLAPYRAQLAGVVGLQLISVIAMLYLPTLNADLIDSGVTKGDIGYIWTTGLWMLAVTGVQIIASACSVYLGAQAAMGAGRDLRGAVLHRVGTFSAREVGMFGAPSLITRNTNDIQQVQLLIVMSATILVMAPIMCIGGIFMALREDLGLSWLLLIAVPALAISMGVIVAKMVPGFRDMQQRIDEVNRVLREQITGIRVVRAFVRERQETWRFGVANTELTESSLRVGRLMALMFPLVMLISNITAVAVIWFGGHLINDDKMQIGSLTAMLSYIMQILMAVMMASFLAMMAPRAAVSADRIGEVLETETSVLPPRLPQPFKGDPAQVDLRFAEFAFPGADKPVLSAIRFQVEPGTTTAIVGSTGAGKTTLLNLIPRLIDVTDGAVYVGGTDVRHIDLEVLREQFGLVPQKAYLFSGTIAGNLRYGNPDATDEELWRCLEIAQAADFVRDMPQGLQTPVAQGGTTVSGGQRQRLAIARALVKKPRVYLFDDSFSALDVATDARLREALRPETRDASVIIVAQRVTTIRDADQIVVLEDGVIAGIGTHEQLMRDCAEYQEIVASQLGADEAVVLAKRNASPPDASGDGYRTRREEIR from the coding sequence ATGCTGATCAGACTGCTTCGCACTCATCTGGCCCCCTACCGGGCCCAATTGGCGGGCGTCGTCGGCCTACAACTCATCTCGGTCATCGCGATGCTGTACCTGCCGACCCTGAACGCCGACCTGATCGATAGCGGTGTCACCAAGGGCGATATCGGCTACATCTGGACCACCGGTCTGTGGATGCTCGCGGTCACCGGCGTGCAGATCATCGCCTCGGCTTGCTCGGTCTATCTGGGCGCGCAGGCCGCGATGGGCGCGGGTCGGGATCTGCGCGGCGCGGTGCTGCACCGGGTCGGCACCTTCTCCGCGCGCGAGGTCGGCATGTTCGGCGCGCCCTCGCTTATCACCCGCAATACCAACGATATTCAGCAGGTTCAGCTGCTGATCGTGATGTCGGCGACCATCCTGGTGATGGCGCCGATCATGTGTATCGGCGGCATCTTCATGGCGCTGCGCGAGGACCTCGGGCTGTCCTGGCTGCTGCTCATCGCGGTGCCCGCACTTGCCATTTCGATGGGTGTCATCGTGGCGAAGATGGTGCCCGGCTTCCGCGATATGCAGCAACGGATCGATGAGGTCAACCGGGTGCTGCGCGAGCAGATCACCGGCATCCGGGTGGTGCGCGCGTTCGTGCGCGAACGGCAGGAGACCTGGCGCTTCGGAGTGGCCAACACCGAACTCACCGAATCCTCGCTGCGGGTCGGGCGGCTGATGGCGCTGATGTTCCCGCTGGTCATGCTGATCAGCAATATCACCGCCGTCGCGGTGATCTGGTTCGGCGGACACCTCATCAATGACGACAAAATGCAGATCGGCTCGCTCACCGCGATGCTGTCCTACATCATGCAGATCCTGATGGCCGTCATGATGGCCTCGTTTCTGGCCATGATGGCGCCGCGCGCGGCCGTCTCGGCCGACCGGATCGGTGAGGTGCTCGAGACCGAGACCTCGGTGCTGCCGCCGCGACTGCCGCAGCCGTTCAAGGGCGATCCGGCCCAGGTCGATCTGCGATTCGCCGAATTCGCCTTTCCGGGTGCGGACAAACCGGTGCTGTCGGCGATCCGGTTCCAGGTCGAGCCGGGTACGACCACGGCGATCGTCGGCTCCACCGGCGCGGGCAAGACGACACTGCTCAATCTGATTCCCCGGCTCATCGATGTGACCGATGGCGCGGTCTACGTCGGCGGCACCGACGTCCGTCACATCGACCTCGAAGTGCTGCGCGAACAGTTCGGACTGGTGCCACAGAAGGCATATCTGTTCTCCGGCACCATCGCCGGCAATCTGCGCTACGGCAATCCGGACGCCACCGACGAGGAACTGTGGCGATGTCTGGAGATCGCCCAGGCCGCCGACTTCGTGCGCGATATGCCGCAGGGTTTGCAGACCCCGGTCGCGCAGGGCGGCACCACTGTTTCGGGTGGGCAGCGTCAGCGGTTGGCCATCGCGCGGGCGCTGGTGAAGAAGCCGCGGGTCTACCTGTTCGACGATTCGTTCTCCGCACTCGACGTCGCCACCGACGCCCGACTTCGCGAGGCATTGCGGCCGGAGACCAGGGATGCCTCGGTAATCATTGTGGCGCAACGGGTTACCACCATCCGCGATGCCGATCAGATCGTGGTGCTCGAGGACGGCGTCATTGCCGGGATCGGTACCCATGAGCAGTTGATGCGCGATTGCGCGGAATACCAGGAGATCGTCGCCTCGCAGCTCGGCGCCGATGAGGCCGTCGTGCTCGCCAAGCGCAACGCATCGCCGCCCGATGCGAGCGGTGACGGGTATCGGACCCGGCGGGAGGAGATCCGATGA
- a CDS encoding Rrf2 family transcriptional regulator: MHISARVDYAVRTLLEIARAPQIHRASDRVAVQVAPVVKAEAISTAQHIPPKVLETVLAELRRADLVTSRRGPDGGYWLARPAAQIFIADVIRAIEGPLASVRGERPEDVRYPGAAEPLQRVWIALRVNIRAVLENVSIDDIAQDRLPGFIGTLTEDPGAWARR, from the coding sequence GTGCACATCAGCGCGAGGGTCGATTACGCGGTGCGGACCCTATTGGAGATCGCCCGCGCACCGCAGATCCACCGTGCGTCGGATCGGGTCGCTGTGCAGGTCGCCCCGGTGGTGAAGGCCGAGGCGATTTCGACCGCGCAGCATATTCCACCCAAGGTGCTCGAGACCGTACTCGCCGAATTGCGCAGAGCTGATCTGGTGACCAGTAGGCGCGGCCCGGACGGCGGCTATTGGCTGGCCCGCCCGGCCGCGCAGATCTTCATCGCCGATGTGATCCGCGCGATCGAGGGCCCGCTGGCCTCGGTGCGCGGCGAGCGTCCGGAGGATGTGCGGTATCCGGGTGCGGCCGAACCGTTGCAGCGGGTGTGGATCGCGCTGCGGGTGAATATTCGTGCGGTGCTGGAGAATGTCTCCATCGATGACATCGCGCAGGACCGGTTGCCCGGATTCATCGGGACGCTCACCGAGGATCCCGGTGCCTGGGCGCGACGATAA
- a CDS encoding TetR/AcrR family transcriptional regulator produces the protein MIVRDAGDAVVAGGGTKMAIRDAAVKLFGAKGFEQTSLREVADAVGITKASLYYHYASKLDLLLAIVDPIVDHLRSVIEDIDAVPHDEEGVRAVLRAYLRGMIRHRDAGALCVRDTVAIINVMADRYPDMLDSTRVLREWLAGPGADDVAKLRASAALEVLGVALLSTELVPGVADSVVERTLLDAATCVLTGCHTA, from the coding sequence ATGATTGTTCGTGACGCGGGCGACGCTGTTGTCGCAGGTGGCGGCACAAAAATGGCAATTCGCGACGCTGCGGTAAAGCTGTTCGGGGCCAAGGGTTTCGAACAGACGAGCCTGCGCGAGGTCGCGGATGCGGTAGGAATCACAAAGGCTTCGCTCTACTATCACTACGCCTCGAAGTTAGATCTGTTACTCGCGATCGTCGATCCGATCGTGGATCACTTGCGCTCGGTGATCGAGGATATCGATGCGGTCCCGCATGACGAGGAGGGCGTGCGCGCCGTGTTGCGGGCCTATTTGCGCGGCATGATCCGCCATCGCGACGCGGGTGCGCTGTGCGTCCGCGACACCGTCGCGATCATCAATGTCATGGCCGACCGGTATCCGGACATGCTGGATTCGACTCGGGTGCTGCGCGAATGGCTCGCCGGACCCGGCGCCGACGACGTAGCCAAGCTGCGCGCCAGTGCGGCACTGGAGGTACTCGGGGTGGCGCTGTTGTCCACCGAACTCGTGCCCGGCGTGGCGGATTCCGTGGTGGAACGCACACTTCTGGACGCGGCCACCTGTGTGCTGACCGGATGCCATACCGCGTAG